A window from Streptomyces sp. NBC_00335 encodes these proteins:
- the cbiQ gene encoding cobalt ECF transporter T component CbiQ, translating to MGAGHAHKLYRPGNSPVHDLPPHCKLAATFGFVIVVVSTPREAVWAFGLYALLIAAAAAAARIPAGFLLRRLLIEVPFVAFALLMPFVAQGERVEFAGMSLSVSGLWGAWNVLAKGTLGVAASVLLASTTELRALLLGLQRLKLPPLLVQIASFMIRYGDVISDELRRMSIARRSRGFEARGIRHWGVLAKTAGALFIRSYERGERVYLAMVSRGYAGSMPVIDEVTATRTQWAYAAALPVTALAVCLIGWTL from the coding sequence ATGGGCGCGGGCCACGCCCACAAGCTCTACCGGCCCGGGAACTCCCCGGTCCACGACCTGCCGCCGCACTGCAAACTCGCCGCCACCTTCGGCTTCGTCATCGTCGTCGTCTCCACACCGCGCGAGGCGGTGTGGGCCTTCGGCCTGTACGCCCTCCTCATCGCGGCGGCCGCGGCCGCCGCCCGGATCCCGGCCGGCTTCCTGCTGCGCCGGCTCCTGATCGAGGTGCCCTTCGTCGCCTTCGCCCTCCTGATGCCCTTCGTGGCGCAGGGCGAGCGGGTGGAGTTCGCCGGCATGTCGCTCAGCGTCTCCGGCCTCTGGGGCGCCTGGAACGTCCTGGCCAAGGGCACCCTCGGCGTGGCCGCGTCCGTACTCCTGGCCTCCACCACCGAGCTGCGGGCCCTGCTGCTGGGCCTCCAGCGGCTCAAGCTGCCGCCGCTGCTCGTCCAGATCGCCTCCTTCATGATCCGGTACGGGGACGTCATCAGCGACGAGCTGCGCCGGATGTCCATCGCGCGGCGCTCCCGCGGCTTCGAGGCGCGCGGGATCCGGCACTGGGGGGTCCTCGCGAAGACCGCCGGAGCCCTGTTCATCCGCTCCTACGAACGCGGCGAGCGGGTCTACCTGGCGATGGTCAGCCGCGGCTACGCCGGCTCGATGCCGGTGATCGACGAGGTGACGGCCACCCGCACGCAGTGGGCGTACGCGGCCGCGCTCCCGGTGACGGCGCTGGCCGTCTGTCTGATCGGATGGACCCTGTGA
- a CDS encoding energy-coupling factor ABC transporter ATP-binding protein, translating into MDPVNALNPVNEPTPPAPPSLEVAGLAYAYPDGHQALFGVDLAVGRGERVALLGPNGAGKTTLVLHLNGILTGGVGTVSVAGLPVEKRNFAEVRRRVGIVFQDPDDQLFMPTVREDVAFGPAAAGLRGAELEERVRGALEQVGMAAFADRPPHHLSFGQRRRVAVATVLAMRPEILVLDEPSSNLDPASRRELADILRSLDVTVLMVTHDLPYALELCPRAVILSEGTIVADGRTQDVLCDEALMRAHRLELPFGFDPRSVSVA; encoded by the coding sequence ATGGACCCTGTGAACGCCCTGAACCCCGTGAACGAACCCACGCCCCCCGCCCCGCCCTCGCTGGAAGTCGCCGGCCTCGCCTACGCCTACCCCGACGGCCACCAGGCCCTCTTCGGGGTCGACCTCGCCGTCGGGCGCGGGGAGCGGGTGGCGCTGCTCGGCCCCAACGGCGCCGGCAAGACCACCCTGGTGCTGCACCTCAACGGCATCCTGACCGGCGGCGTCGGCACGGTGAGCGTGGCCGGGCTGCCCGTGGAGAAGCGCAACTTCGCCGAGGTCCGCCGCCGGGTCGGCATCGTCTTCCAGGACCCCGACGACCAGCTGTTCATGCCGACCGTCCGGGAGGACGTGGCCTTCGGCCCGGCCGCCGCCGGACTGCGCGGCGCCGAGCTGGAGGAGCGGGTGCGGGGCGCCCTGGAGCAGGTCGGGATGGCGGCCTTCGCGGACCGGCCGCCGCACCACCTCTCCTTCGGGCAGCGCCGCCGGGTCGCGGTGGCGACCGTACTGGCCATGCGGCCCGAGATCCTCGTACTGGACGAGCCGTCCTCCAACCTGGACCCGGCCTCGCGCCGCGAGCTCGCGGACATCCTGCGCTCGCTGGACGTCACCGTGCTGATGGTCACGCACGACCTGCCCTACGCGCTGGAGCTCTGCCCGCGCGCGGTGATCCTCAGCGAGGGGACCATCGTGGCGGACGGCAGGACCCAGGACGTGCTGTGCGACGAGGCGCTGATGCGGGCGCACCGGCTGGAGCTGCCCTTCGGCTTCGACCCGCGCTCCGTATCGGTGGCATAA
- a CDS encoding serine hydrolase domain-containing protein encodes MDIKGVVAEGFEPVRDAFVRNFEVLGDRGAAVSVYRDGRKVVDLWGGTKDANGAEPWAEDTVQIVRSATKGVAAAVPLLLQQRGLLDLDAPVGSYWPEFKAGGKERTRVRDLLAHRAGVPALDRGLTTAEAADGVSGPRAVAAQQAFWEPGTEHGYHAQTFSWLLSELVLRATGRTLGSILAEEIAEPLGIDFWIGLPESEAHRVGRVAPVDPPEGAGLLKTRPRRNVSEAYADPDSLTRRAFAAIDPLPDENDPAYRAAELPASAGIGTARALARFYAATIGVVEDGARIFTPATTALAGKEFSSGPDRVLVVNTRFGPGYMLHGPASPLLSPVSFGHPGRGGSLAFADPEAGIGFGYVTNAHAKSVTADPRAQALVRALRSAL; translated from the coding sequence GTGGACATCAAGGGTGTGGTGGCGGAGGGCTTCGAGCCCGTCAGGGACGCGTTCGTACGCAACTTCGAGGTGCTCGGGGACCGGGGCGCGGCGGTGTCCGTGTACCGCGACGGCCGCAAGGTCGTGGACCTCTGGGGCGGCACCAAGGACGCGAACGGCGCGGAGCCCTGGGCCGAGGACACCGTGCAGATCGTCCGCTCCGCGACCAAGGGCGTGGCAGCGGCCGTACCGCTGCTGCTCCAGCAGCGCGGGCTGCTCGACCTGGACGCGCCCGTGGGCTCGTACTGGCCGGAGTTCAAGGCGGGCGGCAAGGAGCGGACCCGGGTCCGCGACCTGCTCGCGCACCGCGCCGGAGTCCCCGCGCTGGACCGCGGACTGACCACGGCCGAGGCGGCCGACGGGGTGAGCGGGCCGCGCGCGGTCGCCGCGCAGCAGGCCTTCTGGGAGCCCGGCACCGAGCACGGCTACCACGCGCAGACCTTCAGCTGGCTGCTGTCCGAGCTCGTGCTGCGGGCGACCGGCCGCACGCTGGGATCGATCCTGGCCGAGGAGATAGCGGAGCCGCTGGGCATCGACTTCTGGATCGGCCTGCCGGAGTCCGAGGCCCACCGGGTGGGCCGGGTCGCGCCGGTCGACCCGCCGGAGGGCGCGGGCCTGCTCAAGACCCGGCCGCGGCGCAACGTCTCCGAGGCCTACGCCGACCCGGACTCCCTCACCCGCCGGGCCTTCGCGGCCATCGACCCGCTGCCCGACGAGAACGACCCCGCCTACCGGGCGGCCGAGCTGCCGGCCTCCGCGGGCATCGGCACGGCCCGCGCCCTGGCCCGCTTCTACGCGGCCACCATCGGCGTGGTGGAGGACGGCGCGCGGATCTTCACCCCGGCCACCACCGCACTGGCGGGCAAGGAGTTCTCCTCGGGCCCCGACCGCGTGCTGGTGGTCAACACCCGCTTCGGCCCCGGCTACATGCTGCACGGCCCGGCCTCCCCGCTGCTGTCCCCGGTTTCCTTCGGGCACCCGGGCCGCGGCGGCTCGCTGGCCTTCGCGGACCCGGAGGCGGGCATCGGCTTCGGCTACGTCACCAACGCCCACGCCAAGTCGGTCACCGCCGACCCGCGCGCCCAGGCCCTGGTACGGGCCCTGCGCTCGGCGCTCTAG